The nucleotide window GGCGGGGACTGACGAATCCATCGACGAGATCGTTTATCTTACCGGCTTTTCCGAGCCCTCTACCTTTTATCGCGCGTTTAAACGCTGGGTAGGGATGACCCCGATAGAGTATCGCAAGCTGAAAGCGGAAGAAGACGCGGCAGCTGGCTAACCCCGCTGGCCGTTTTCGGCTCAAAATTTGCTAAGGCTAAAGGGCGCACTCAGCGCCTTTTTGCTGTTCGGCATCCTGAGGGAAACCGTCTTTCACTGGAGATATGCTTGAAAACATTGATGAGAAAAATCTGCTCACCGATCCTCGATTTGTTTGAGGGGGGCGATGACCATGGTTTCGTCTATCGGCCATCCTACCGAAAGATTCTTGTGGCAGTGGCGATCCTGTTCCTGATATTGGCGTCAGGCTCACTGGCAATGACGTTGTCCTCAGGATTGATGGGTGGCCTGATTCCTACCCTGTTCTTTGGTGGTGCGGGGCTGGTGTGCGTCATCGTTGCGTGGCTGGGAAGCGATCAGGCGGTAGCCAGGATCTGGAAGAATCGTTGAGCCGCCAGCGATGCATGGCAATACCGGACAGAAGTGATACCCATGCATTGCACGAGTGTGCCGCCAAGCGGCCATAAAAAAAGCCCCGCATTAGCGGGGCTTTTCGTATTGGCGGTGAGGGAGGGATTCGAACCCTCGATACGTTTCCGTATACACACTTTCCAGGCGTGCTCCTTCGGCCACTCGGACACCTCACCTTAAAACGGGTTTCACTGCGGGCAGTGATGGAGCAAGCCTGTGGGCCGAATGCTTGCTCACTATTGAGGGCGCGTAGAGTACCGGAGGGTGGGGGTGCTGGCAAGTGTTGCTGTTACGGTTGCTCAGGGTTTGACCAATACAGGGCCCGGGAGCCTCGCCGGGGTTGCTGGCAGGCTCAGGTTCTCGCCAGATAAGCGCCGTCGAACTCGCAGACGGTCTTGCCGTCATCGCCACAGCCGATGGCACGGATACGAAGGGAGGCCTTGCCGCGGGCCCCCAGTCGCTCTTCAAAGCGCTGTCGTTGCTCGGTAGTGACGGTGATGCGCAGATCGGTGTCCAGAGGCAGGGTGTACTTGAGCTGTGTCTCCACGGCGACCACATCGGCGGGGTGGCCGCACTGATGACTCAGCAGTGTTGTCAGGCTCCAGCCTGCCAGGGTGAGCAGGGCCGACTGACTGCCGGCAAAGAAGGTACCCTTATCGTTGTGGTTTGGTCCGAGGGGAGCGATGACAGTGAGGCTGTCTCCATCAAAGCGGGCAAACTGGAAGTGCAGATGCCGAGTAAGCGGGATGGCTTCGCGGACCTGCTCGGCCAGGGTTTCCAGATTGATCATGGCAGCTCGCGGACAAAGTCAGCCGGCGACTCGTCAGGCAGGCTTTTCAGGCTGCTGGCAGGGGTGCCAAGGTATAGATAGGCAATGACTTGATCCTTGGAGGCAAAACCCAGCATGCCTTTGGCCAGATCGGAGTTGGCCATGGCTCCGGTACGCCACATGGCGCCAATGCCCAGTTCGTAGGCTGCCAGCATCATGTTCTGAACCGACGCGCCCACGGCCAGCATCTGTTCCCAGGCCGGAATTTTGTGATTTTCGGTAATCTCCGCTACCGCGACAATGATGGTGGGTGCGCGGAACGCCTTGTTGCGGGCGTTCTCACGGGTGCGCTGATCTGCCTCCGGCTGTTCTTCAAGCAGCTGGGCTTCCATGATATCGGCAAGACGCTCACGCTGGTCACCACGCAATACAATAAAGCGCCACGGCCGCAGCAGGCCATGATCCGGCGCCCGGATGGCGGCGCGCAGCAGCAGGTCGAGTTGCTCATCGCTGGGGCCGGGTTCCTGCAGTCTGGGGCTGGAGACGCGGGTGGTAAGGGCGGTGATGGTGTCCATTCAAGGCTCCTGTAACGTGGCGGCAATGGTAGCTTGAATTGCAAATGAGTCCCACCCGCCACATTCCGAGGCAAATTCGCTCGCGTCTGTCAGGCCAGTCTTTTTTCTTA belongs to Alcanivorax sediminis and includes:
- a CDS encoding YiiD C-terminal domain-containing protein, producing MINLETLAEQVREAIPLTRHLHFQFARFDGDSLTVIAPLGPNHNDKGTFFAGSQSALLTLAGWSLTTLLSHQCGHPADVVAVETQLKYTLPLDTDLRITVTTEQRQRFEERLGARGKASLRIRAIGCGDDGKTVCEFDGAYLART
- a CDS encoding nitroreductase family protein, translated to MDTITALTTRVSSPRLQEPGPSDEQLDLLLRAAIRAPDHGLLRPWRFIVLRGDQRERLADIMEAQLLEEQPEADQRTRENARNKAFRAPTIIVAVAEITENHKIPAWEQMLAVGASVQNMMLAAYELGIGAMWRTGAMANSDLAKGMLGFASKDQVIAYLYLGTPASSLKSLPDESPADFVRELP